The following is a genomic window from Episyrphus balteatus chromosome 1, idEpiBalt1.1, whole genome shotgun sequence.
atgatatgcaacaaatcgagtgaaacacagaaaaagtcttgtatctacccttccggatggaatacaaggtggcccaatatctcaaaacaaatcttattgagtactaccaccgatgttaatttcatgcgtttatcacaaagtgcatgatttttttgctaagccgcctcactataaagtaaaatatttacaacagcttaatacatataataatttctttattttgatttactatgttttttaattaatgtgTTTCTTTTGTCTCCGGAGTGTGTTACTTTCATACTGGACATGAATATAGGACAAAAGTAACAAGGGCAGAGTCATTATCTACGTGAAttcttcaatttattaaaacttaagTAAACTCATCTTTTAGAAagcatactttgttttttgttattccaAAAATCACAGGAGCAggaattccaaaaataaaaaatgttaattttgtgCCCGGTATTCCCTTCCCCTGAAAAAGTTGGGAAAATCCGGGAGAaattatgagaaaaaaatttcttccataAAGAAGGAAGTTTTCtcttattttattctttcaaatacGCAAgatgaaattttactttttacttttaaattcaatcacatttataaaatttacttACCATCAATGGATTTGTATACGAATTGTATATTAACTCCCCCTGTCGAATAGGCAGTGTTGCGTAAATCTTCAAATTGAAATCATCATCTATAGCCATCAAGGTGTTCGGAATGCAACTGTGTGGAATTGTTGGAGCTTGAAGATAGATTCCTCTTACCTGATCACCATCCCTGTTTGTAATTTCATACGAATGCAAATCAAGCAAACTACAAAGCTGCTGCAATATTTCCTCATTGACTTTGATATTCTGGAAATGCTCAACTATTCCAGATTGTAGAATTGGTTCTACAACTTTTTGCTTATGCTCAATCCATGTTTCTGATTTTAAATACTCTTCCAAATGAGCATTTACCTTAAGCAATTCAATTAAACTACTTTTGTTAGCTTTTGGGTTTTCCATTTTCAATAAACATTTTAATGGAGCATAAATTGTGTAGTtggaaatcaaaatatttttcggaATATTCTTAGCTCGCTGAAAGAACTCACAGTCAAATTGATCATGTGCGGGGCATTCTACGCACAATGGGAAAACCAGACAAGCCCTTAAATTGTGGATATTTTTAAACCGAACCAAAAATGTTTCTGATACATGCTGATTCTAGATACTTACTGGCACATGACGAAAGAACTTTTTAGGCAATTTGAACATTTCATCTGGTCGCTCTCCCATTGCGGACTCATGAGTATGGCCTGCTCTTCCAAGATCACGTCACCTGGTGTTATGTCAATGATCGCTTTCAAACatctattttttaatgaaaaatatatctcatttataaaaattcaactGACAGAGGCAATGTGTTAAAAACACGTAGTTACAATTTATTATCTTTGATTGATAATTCGCAGAGTTCactaaaattttgcattttaatttttcttttttcttagtaTTTTGTAACTTATAAAAAGGAATCAAAGCTAATTTTTACTCTGCACCGAAGACCAACAGCACACCAACTGCAAAGCACTAATGGCACAGAATTGTTTCTGAATTCTGTACTTATTATTGCTCTTTTTAAAGTGGAGGCGAGAAATATTTAAACACGCATTATTTCAGATCTAAAAAAGAGAATTGGCCTTATCACTTTTTACAGGTAAATTATTCTGAGTCGGGCAAAAATAATTCAAGTAGGTACActcagaaaaaattgaaaaaatgagaattaaattattgttttttacttACTCTTATATTTATTAAGGTAGAATTTTCTTACTATTGTGTAAACATTGCGTTTTTATATAGTCTAAGATCCCACCACTCGATTTTGCAcgtatttaccttttttttttgatgaaatgtaCATCATATCAGCTGCTCTCAGCTACACTTACAGTtttaaataataacttttttaaaagctagaatttCACCCTTATGgccaatttcaatatttatcagGCCTTTAAGTCCCAAAATGACGTTTGTTCcataaaaaacgtcatttaaaaatttaaaagccttttaaatgtttatgaaatccgccataaatcatttattttaaatggtgcagtggatgtagTGCTTAACTGCTAGCCTGGAGGTGTGGGTTCGAGCCCTACATCaggcagcattcttttctttatcccccagcttggaagccacttctaactagtgccgtgtagtatgcatttaaaagaacttaggtcttacaggcatatagttaaaattataaaaaaaaaagtcaaaattttgagaaaaaaacataaaaacacatTCACTGATAAATTTTTCAaggttttgaatttaaatataagaaatttgcTGGTCAAATTGACTGTCTCTATTGACCCTTTACCAAATAGTGAAAACCGCAtgattctatgtcttctagtttttgagaaaattgaaaaatagacaaactactttcttttcagaatttaattttcgGCTTTGTGAGCTTATTTTGGCACAGtcacctgtttttttttattttaatacaaaatatgtaaaagttttattattcctGTTTAAAATAAACCCGGGTTGCCATTTAAAATATTGCCGCAAGCAGGGGCTGCCAGGCTTTGAattcaaaattccgaaaaatgactaaaaattaaaaaaaaaatttaaacacttagggccaatttttcaatagtcagataaccCTTGTTCctagaaataaaagtttttttatattgacatttattcttctgatagtgttactgacgattgaaaaatcagggcttagagttataaataataactttttggaagcttttaacacttaattataaattttaaataatgttatttcatggaatagtttttgaaataatcgattttaaagtcaaaattttgaggaaaaaattaaaaaagcattTACTACATACatttactaataaatttttcgaagtttcgaatttaaatttaaaaaaaactactggTTAAATTTACTGTccctatgtcttctagtttttgagaaaattgaaaaatacagaaactgcttttttttctgcctggcgacatcctgtcaaggcatagggttgccactctTTTTTGAGTTTCTCGACAACGCCACTCTGGTAagtgttagaggtgtaaaaaaaatattttgtcagagaaaattaaatttaaaaatcttaatattCATTTGAATGTCAGTCTCTAACAGTGACGTATTGAGGGGGGCTCAGGGAGCTCAAGCTCCCCCTCTCTCCCAAGTCTTCAagatcatattattttttatctgatttcatcataatgtaggtacatgattaactgaaacttgttcgtaaatcttcgAGATTTAGAAGCAGCTCAGATACTCGagcccctccaaattctgaaatggctgtcgtttgtgtttgtttgaataagagccttagctgacgtTGAGGGCTGGCgtacatttttttctgattttagcccaattcggaattcttcagataatttttttagtattttgatgTCGAactacatcaccgttaaattttgcaaaattgcttATGCAACCTCAAAACTccgtattttatcgtcttaagtatgtttgtttttttttcaaaaataatatttttttcaaagatattggaaatagaagtTCTCAAGGCCATGTTATTTTTTATCTGATTTCATCATGATGTACATGATTACTTGAAACTTGTTCATAAATCTTCGAGATTTAGAAGCAGCTCAGATGCTCTagcccctccaaattctgaaacggctgtcgtttgtgtttgtttgaataAGAgtcttaagccagaactataattgtcggatcgtcggatgaaaacggaggggaacagcgctcgcaaccgcactcgacggatgaaaacttgtcgaaaatacaaagaaaacaacaacaattgacagtagcttccgactccatccgccaattatggttctgtctttagctgacgttgagggttggcgtggggtaacttcgggcattatggcgcaccgggcattatggcgcacctctcaactaccatacttcaataatcaaatttaaataaaaccaatgcagaaactttggtcTTCGTTaaacactagccttgtgacgatcgcaggtcagtgctattatttttgtaccaaacaaaaaaaaaaacaaaaaaaatacactgaaaataataaatttcgtaaaattacgaaaattgtttcatacactacatttttgttggcccaacgaaactttcgttggctcaacgaaaatatgtaatttttcgtaatatgaaaaccttcatcacttAATGAAAACTTTCGTACACCTTTTCTCCCTTTTAAGAGTCAAgaaatccaatttaatgaaaatattcatcacttaacgaaaaatttcatactcatttttacggaaaaaaattgtttaaaaaaaaattttttctttttttgatcaaaattttcattaagtTACGAAATAATTCATAAACTTATGAAACTCAACATtagcttacaaaaattttcatcagTTTATGAAAATAGATaattgttttatgaaaattcttcgtagactaatgaaatattacatcggcttacgcaaaaatacatcagttaacgaaaatatATCGTTACCTTACATAAAACAACGTGGACTAACGAGAGCATTCGCATTTTCTTTTCTTGTGTGCATTTCTGGTAGTTTAAATTTAACTTCGAAAGTGCGAAGACTTATTAAGCGGTATAAAATAATATTGTGTAAGAAAATATGTGGTGTTTTAATTACCAAGCGCTCTAAAAGCTGatgaaaaacttctttttagctgGTACTTGAGCCATTTACTGGAGCATTTTATAGGTaagtaaaattgtaaaatgaCTTCCAATAATTTTGATTCCGATtcatcttttcaaaaatattaaaggtGTACGTCAACGTTGTCAAATATATGGGAAGAGTGGATGAACGATGAGATTGAGAAAtgtaagtacctacatataaccattctatttatttttttctatatttcataaaaaaaatattctcttcTCTTAGAaaatcctaattttttttatttctattttatttcagATTCCAAAATTGTCAAACTTATGGGTACTTACCTAATTccgacccaaaaaaaaaaccacatatTCATTTATGTACCTCCTTAAGAAGAGTAGATATGTTTTTCCaggtttttcatgattttaatttaatttttctattccatgtattttaatttagaatatctcccaatcaataaaaattcaaaaattaaaattcaaattatgtttttttttttaaaaggtcaAAAATTTTCGCTCCactccactttttttgaatttcagggtttttattaaaaaatttagggatgaaaaaagaatgaaaaatttcgtaggcttacaaaaaaattcataggtCTACGAAAATAAAGTAAGTATATTCTACTAAaagaataattaatacaacgaaaagtttcgtacgctaacgaatattttttcgtagtttaattaaaatattcataaaatttacgaaaaaagttcgttagcttacgaaagtttacgttaattgatgaaaaaatttcgtaaagtgatgtaaaaattcattaattctcgttcaaaaatttttatgaaaaatttcattaaaatacgacagttttcgttaattgatgaagttcttcgttaacgtatgaaagccatttcgttgagccaattaaatttttcatcggctgaaaattaattaaattttcgttggctcaacgaattttttcgttgtatttacgtaaggatttggttcagtgtatacCGGTTCTGCGTTCCAATATAAtttcgcttttttttgtttgtgtgtatctcggtaactatatagtgcacgtgtttgttgtgaAGAGTGAAATACAGAGTACAGTTCTGGTTTGGTTATAtaacttgttatattttaaatgaagtaaTAATTGTGTTAAGTTTTTggtgttttgtgaatatgtgtatattttgcaatatggcgcagatgcaatAAGGGTATTATGGCGCTACATTATACGCTACTGCACCATAATACCTGTATGAAGTTTcaatgtaaaactaatttcaaaagtaacttacAAAATGTCtctgaatttttttgtaatttgaaaataacctcaatttaacgttaattttatgaaagttatttataattatatttcagaaatgccgaataaacgtaaaaaaagcaaagaactCCGatgtaaatggggttcgccatactgcccgcatttcactttttgcgcattcacttgccgaaagtataattaggtgttctgcattttttcacttatttagattttctgatggAATTCAATTGACTTGGTTTCTGTTCGTGAGTTTGGTACCATTTTCAATGAATCTAACTTAacctaattcatttttcttttaaaatttgcaataatatcgcccatactctgcatttcacttaggtgcatatttgatttgtctcgcaaaatgtgtcttctttcttttaaattgtgcttttttccattaaaattaccaataaaattgcatccatgttcaaaacagcagtaatttcactttagaaacaaaataataatggatgatttttcagttttgacagttcgaagcaatttcgaagttttcgaaatcgatcgaaatcagaggcgtacgttcagttgccggggccccgggcCCCCGGGACACCTCCAagtttttttctggatacgttACTGGTCTCTAAGAgtaagttcgtgcgacccagttacacttttctgaagtttttcggtgtgctgaactcaaatcagaagtaaaaaaaaattaataagctcccgttttataaatattaccgttagaaaatgcagtacttcggaccttattcttttatataaggaaaatatttagtaacggtttttaaaagaactcttttccacctttttaaatctgtttaaatctttccgatatcttttttactctttttggtatttttataaattttataacgtcattatctcctttatgatgtaGTTACtgacttacttcattttaagatatcttgggcaatacaaaagatattgaaaagatttgaaCATAtcatggaaaacagttcttaaagAAACCGTTACTAGATATGcttaaacaattttccttatacaaaagaataaggtccgaagaactcaaaaaaacattttttgcattttctaacggtaatatctcaaaaactggagctgattagttgtttctgacttcggattcgagttcagcacaccaaaaacctttagaaaagtatatttttgtttcggcaacaaaatccttgtaaaccagtgtaatgtatttttaaactagtgaataatatggccgtaagtgaATTTCAATTTCAGTTATGGACAACTCTGAGAACGCTTTTTTTGAGTATattagatgcaataaaaaagaaatggaaacttttctaaccgaaacatatacatatattactAGATGTCTGCCTgttattttaattggtaaataacaaatgttattttacgTAGTTATGTTAGTATGTACgacctatttgttttgtgtttgcttCTTAGTCagacttaaaattttatttttttaaattctattctGGGATGATATTCAATCAAAGAAAGGAGCaaagctattttgaaaaacataagctttgtttttttttaagaaaaaaaaaaaaaaatcgcaactGATGCTAATTTTATTGTATCTTGCAATGTTTGAACTGGTGTAACTTTTGCAGtcattaatttcaatataattcatcgaaataaaaagaattaggtataaaatatttatatatataacaGAAATCTTATGGTTTTAgatattaaataaagaaaaatgtttaaaaaggatttttttttactttttcaataataattatttaattctttgtttttctttgttgttCTCTATTTTACTCTGTTTTGTTTAAAGCCTGAACTACtaaaaacacaaagtcaaaaaagtacaaaaaagtaaacaagatgttttttcttcttccccctagtagcttgtttgtatatctccctttcatttaaaaaaagtattcgattcaaaaagcttgaacaagaccaagctttcaattttcacaaaatttcaaaaacaaatacactcaaacaatattttatatcctttccgtaaggtagctcttcgattacatagttcctgtcattttgcgaaaaaaagctcttttgacaaacaattgaaatttcaaatacagtcgattccttataagtcgtacttcctttaggtcaaattttcctctaactcaaattttttttaacgtttttaatgaaaccgactgcagcaaaaagattaaatagattcctcttagtcgaatttccctctaactcgaaccaattttcgtgtcctgtgacgattcgacttagatggagttgactgtaatttgtttactttttcaatttttttttatttgaaatttaaaacttcaaaaacaaaagagcttttttaattaatttttttccaatagatgtaaggtaaatatacatgtgatttttatattttgagctttttttttacttttttgtacttttctgactttgtgttttgatgtagttcggGCTTAAGACTTCAAAACATTAgatattttcttgtaaaaaatcaacgtacctacatatttatattgaagcttctttttttttttatttcgatcaATTCTATTGATAACTGCAAAAATTTTGAGCTTACAGgctgattcaggagtaatgtgctaaaaagctagagcgtgtaggttgggtcgagacaagaaaaaaatcgtatggatctattccccctcgtttagcggggaggaaaaatttggaaattaatttggaaaaaaattattaaaaatcaacggttatatcTTCAATAAcgtgttatacctttttgtaaaggaaaaaaaacctagtcctttacaaaaaaattaagtaaagcCATTTTATaccatagtttttgaaaaattaattttcaaaatcaaaattaaaaaaaaaaaaattggaaaaaaacttatggcgttttcgattggccgtccggaatcGTCTGGAAGCgttcagaagtcttctgaaagtgttttattcgcacgaaaatgacagctagaacgcttctcagaagagaaattctcttctcgatttgaattcagaatccactcaagaagcactaatacatggatatttaaaaatcaaaacaatcactcaatcagtttttttttgtttttgattcaaaattttagaaattgttttctgaaataagtcttttaatttattttcaaacaaataaaaaaaaaataaacgcattttatatttatttaaaatatttttcagaccAACTATCccattaatttgttgaatagactatttttgaaaattattttataatatttcgtttgaaagaaaaaaaaaattaatttatatttgacatttgtaattttacagaaaaactaacacaattacaaaaaaatagaattgagtagaagcgatttgacctgttccattcgatttcagaatgagttaatccttgagtgaaaccaatcgaaaacgacattagacttatgtatgtcgttttcgattggtatCACTCAAGAATTGACTcattctgaaatcaaatcgcttccactcaattctgtttttttatttgtctgaaatttcaaatgtcaaacatttgtattatttttttttcttgaatacgAAAGTTATGGCGTTAGAGTTggaaaattatgaattattattcgaagaaaatggcaattTACCCATTAATGTATccatatttgatttttaattaatttaaatttcagaaaacaatacatttttgcatgaaaaacaaaaaaaaaatgattaagtgttttttttacatGTGAGTGAATTCTGATTTGAATTCTGTTtcgaaatcaagaagagaatttctattctgagaagcgttctgcctgtcatattcgtgcgaataaaacactttcagaagggttctgaatgattccggacgcttccggagagccaatcgaaaacgacattaaatgaGGATACAACAAAGTGACACAGTATTGGACTACGCCTGAATGTACAACTTTTTCCATTGATAACACCtaaaaacttacctgagaattttttttactatgtcTGGGGCGCCCGCCGTCCGAGGATTTTAGCTGTAAGGGCCTTAAGTCAATAAAACCGCAatttgttattgaaaaaataaataacaaacaaTAAGGTACTTTGCAAAGATAAATCAATGAGAAAAAAGGCAAATACGAAGAAAGAGAACTCAAATGGTATCtagtaaaaattaattctctggaaacctttaaaaatcaaaaaatataatttaaatgtcctttttttatttaaaactgcttgggcaaaaattatttattgtttttcattaaaaaaaaaactattttatggcCTTAAGGCCTTTACAGCTAGaatagacccccccccccccctatacgatttttttcttgactcgacccaacctacacgatctagctttttggcacatcaCTCCTAAATCACCCTGTATACTATCTGTTCTTGCCACTTCAGCATTTACTGAGAGAGTATTTGCGGTTATGTACCTATATGAAGTCGCGAGATGAGAGGAATAGGGCTTCAttgaaattaatcaaaaattagctcttaatttatatgaattttgaattttaacgtTTAGAGTCATGCACAATgcacatattttaaaaacaacaaaaaattgctaTGTAGGTACTGAAAGAAGCACCAAAtaatacattttcaagacttgaaGTAAATGgtcactcagagaaaaaataactatgtatttttagttaaaaccggagtaactattttaaatagtcaTTAATTATTGACTATTAATTAGTCACATATAactatttaaatagttaaaattggctttttaatatttaatttagagAAAACG
Proteins encoded in this region:
- the LOC129907852 gene encoding SET domain-containing protein SmydA-8, which codes for MQNFSELCELSIKDNKLCLKAIIDITPGDVILEEQAILMSPQWESDQMKCSNCLKSSFVMCQACLVFPLCVECPAHDQFDCEFFQRAKNIPKNILISNYTIYAPLKCLLKMENPKANKSSLIELLKVNAHLEEYLKSETWIEHKQKVVEPILQSGIVEHFQNIKVNEEILQQLCSLLDLHSYEITNRDGDQVRGIYLQAPTIPHSCIPNTLMAIDDDFNLKIYATLPIRQGELIYNSYTNPLMGTSQRQHHLKMTKFIDCSCLRCKDPTELGTYLSSVKCKVCPDGYVSLFDSKWTCENCSAIMSELDVQKLLSEVAEQILYADGDIREYETLLAKYSGDFHPNHFLMIDLKQNTASILRSILMNPMCQPGRGVIRRKIELCEQMLPVVRALQPGISRLYAIASYEYVITYVELTEYEYNDGEISTEEYEKRLIKAREMSKESIRMLAFEPPNSPEGHLMQRIAMELTQIEEYIAKSCTQQ